A window of the Gordonia humi genome harbors these coding sequences:
- a CDS encoding DUF3093 family protein, which yields MTESASSGSPRRDLYTERLTAPWWWWLIGAVLTAVLGYEIRLAAYHQAWSWAAFPVLAILIGWGIWSMGRPKVAVDADGAVHANKAVLPREVIARGAAIAPSAKSAAMGRQLDPAAYVMHHAWIKSMVLLVLDDPDDPTPYWLISTRHPEKVLAALQMSDAAQG from the coding sequence GTGACCGAATCTGCCTCGAGCGGCTCGCCGCGCCGTGATCTGTACACCGAACGCCTGACCGCTCCGTGGTGGTGGTGGCTCATCGGCGCCGTGTTGACGGCGGTGCTCGGCTACGAGATCCGTCTGGCCGCCTATCATCAGGCGTGGTCGTGGGCGGCGTTCCCGGTGCTGGCGATCCTGATCGGCTGGGGCATCTGGTCGATGGGGCGGCCGAAGGTGGCCGTGGACGCCGACGGCGCCGTCCACGCGAACAAGGCGGTTCTCCCGCGCGAGGTCATCGCGCGCGGCGCGGCCATCGCGCCGTCGGCCAAGAGCGCTGCGATGGGTCGTCAGCTCGACCCGGCGGCGTATGTGATGCATCACGCGTGGATCAAGTCGATGGTCCTGCTGGTCCTCGACGACCCGGACGATCCGACCCCGTATTGGCTGATCTCCACGCGTCACCCGGAGAAGGTCTTGGCGGCGCTGCAGATGAGTGACGCCGCCCAGGGATGA
- a CDS encoding DUF4193 domain-containing protein → MATDYDAPRRTNDDDLAEDSLEELKARRNEAQSGDVDVDEGDTAESFELPGADLSGEELSVRVVPKQDDEFTCTSCFLVYHRNRLAEQNGNELICVDCA, encoded by the coding sequence ATGGCAACTGACTACGACGCGCCACGGCGGACCAACGACGATGATCTCGCGGAGGACTCGCTTGAAGAACTGAAGGCGCGCCGGAACGAGGCGCAGTCGGGCGACGTGGACGTCGACGAAGGCGATACCGCGGAGTCGTTCGAACTGCCGGGTGCGGATCTCTCGGGTGAAGAGCTGTCGGTGCGCGTCGTCCCCAAACAGGACGACGAGTTCACCTGCACCAGCTGCTTCCTCGTGTACCACCGCAACCGGCTGGCCGAGCAGAACGGCAACGAGCTGATCTGTGTGGACTGCGCCTGA
- the dut gene encoding dUTP diphosphatase produces MTTHSTSDTCPPLRIRRLDPDLPLPVRAHSGDAGVDLYAATDLVLAPGRRQLVGTGVAIALPHGTVGLIHPRSGLAARAGLSIVNTPGTIDAGYRGEIKVCLINHDPDTPITIARGDRIAQLIVQRVELPELVEVDELDDTDRGAGGYGSSGGHAILHDGTTSNGKAQG; encoded by the coding sequence GTGACCACCCACAGCACTTCCGACACCTGCCCTCCGCTGCGAATCCGACGCCTCGACCCCGACCTGCCGTTGCCGGTGCGCGCGCACTCCGGCGACGCGGGCGTCGACCTCTACGCCGCCACCGATCTCGTGCTGGCGCCGGGCCGTCGTCAGCTGGTCGGCACTGGTGTCGCGATCGCCCTGCCGCACGGAACCGTCGGTCTCATCCACCCGCGATCAGGTCTCGCGGCGCGCGCCGGACTGTCGATCGTGAACACTCCGGGCACGATCGACGCCGGGTACCGCGGTGAGATCAAGGTGTGCCTGATCAACCACGACCCGGACACCCCGATCACCATCGCCCGCGGCGACCGCATCGCCCAGCTGATCGTCCAGCGCGTCGAGCTGCCCGAACTCGTCGAGGTGGACGAACTCGACGACACCGACCGCGGTGCGGGCGGGTACGGCTCCAGCGGCGGACATGCGATTCTGCACGACGGGACCACCTCGAACGGGAAGGCACAGGGATGA